A region of Legionella donaldsonii DNA encodes the following proteins:
- a CDS encoding nucleotidyl transferase AbiEii/AbiGii toxin family protein codes for MFQYIETTANTLDLPESVIEKDYYVTQVIQSLSTVENEYFRLVFCGGTCLAKAHKVVQRKSTTDGFSKSYLLKELKAFRLELQSNFAIPNLTASEPVVRNEGKYSRVEFFYPSEFTRNATLRPHILFEFTLSNIRCDVVTRSVKTLMEDTFPSLSLFPQSQTHCVAVHETAIEKWVGLTRRIIAIERGYHFDDQSLIRHVYDLNAIESVEPIPDDFLMLAKEVVLTDAQQFKNQNPEYAANPVDEINRSLDLLRTKPLWRERYQDFIENMVFNPSLATDYDKAINVIADLSKKVISYLH; via the coding sequence ATGTTTCAATATATTGAAACCACTGCAAACACTTTAGATTTGCCCGAGTCTGTTATTGAAAAGGATTATTATGTTACTCAGGTAATTCAATCCCTTTCCACCGTAGAAAATGAATATTTCCGTTTGGTATTTTGCGGCGGTACTTGTTTGGCTAAAGCGCACAAGGTTGTTCAGCGTAAATCTACCACAGATGGTTTTAGCAAATCCTATTTGTTGAAAGAACTTAAGGCTTTTCGGCTTGAGCTTCAATCAAACTTTGCAATTCCTAATCTTACAGCAAGTGAGCCAGTGGTGCGTAATGAGGGAAAGTATTCACGGGTTGAATTTTTTTATCCTTCAGAGTTTACTCGTAATGCGACTTTAAGACCTCATATACTCTTTGAGTTCACATTATCAAATATTCGCTGTGATGTTGTGACACGCTCAGTAAAAACACTAATGGAAGACACCTTTCCCAGTTTAAGCTTATTTCCTCAAAGCCAAACCCATTGTGTTGCTGTACATGAAACAGCGATTGAAAAATGGGTGGGTTTAACTCGACGCATTATAGCTATTGAACGAGGGTATCACTTTGATGACCAATCATTGATTCGTCACGTTTATGATCTCAATGCTATTGAATCGGTCGAACCTATTCCTGATGATTTTTTAATGCTGGCTAAAGAGGTTGTCCTAACTGATGCACAGCAATTTAAAAATCAAAATCCTGAATATGCAGCCAACCCAGTAGATGAAATTAATCGTTCGCTTGATCTTCTGCGTACCAAACCTTTATGGCGAGAGAGGTATCAAGATTTTATTGAAAATATGGTGTTTAATCCTAGCTTAGCCACTGATTATGATAAAGCTATTAATGTGATTGCGGATCTTAGCAAAAAAGTCATTTCCTACTTACACTAA
- a CDS encoding helix-turn-helix transcriptional regulator — protein MPVRVNEKETSNQKLPLKILRRRAVQERTGLGRSSIYSKISQGEFPKPIALGDRSVGWIEEEITSWIEQRIQSSRMHGGGK, from the coding sequence ATGCCAGTACGAGTAAATGAAAAGGAAACTTCTAATCAAAAGTTACCTTTAAAAATTTTAAGACGCAGAGCAGTGCAGGAAAGAACAGGGCTCGGCCGTTCGTCAATTTATTCAAAAATTTCCCAAGGAGAATTTCCAAAACCAATAGCATTAGGTGATCGCAGCGTCGGATGGATTGAAGAAGAAATAACATCCTGGATTGAGCAACGTATTCAATCTAGCCGTATGCATGGGGGTGGCAAATGA
- a CDS encoding DUF2779 domain-containing protein: protein MTPGLSGPQRRLLQIEKTKQNDFSLYLDKDGLKTEIATWVYPLHFIDFETAAPAIPLDKGAHPYEGFAFQFSHHMLYKNGAVEHADQFLNTELGVNPNLSFIRALKHALSKDDGTIFRYHNHENTYLNYILKELMESDDIDDKDVLVEFIQSIAKPTNSSSSIWESGDRLMVDLCKLVESYTFEPAINGKTSIKKVLPAILNSSIFLQKKYGQKIYGSTAEIKSLNFHDPIAWVIKDGNQILDPYSLLPKLFKNMELTDDQIEWMFDSDELKEGGAASIAYMYMQFSEMSAVERQYLTDALLRYCELDTLAMVMIVEAWLNF, encoded by the coding sequence GTGACACCAGGGTTATCAGGGCCTCAACGCCGTCTTTTACAAATTGAGAAAACAAAACAAAATGATTTTTCGCTTTATCTTGATAAAGATGGGTTGAAAACTGAGATCGCTACATGGGTCTATCCATTACATTTCATCGATTTTGAAACAGCAGCGCCTGCAATACCTCTTGATAAAGGAGCTCATCCGTATGAAGGATTTGCCTTTCAGTTTTCTCATCATATGTTGTATAAAAATGGAGCTGTGGAACATGCAGATCAATTTCTTAATACCGAATTAGGTGTGAATCCAAATTTGAGCTTTATACGCGCATTAAAGCACGCACTCAGTAAAGACGATGGAACCATTTTTAGGTATCACAACCACGAAAACACCTATTTGAATTACATTCTTAAAGAATTAATGGAGTCAGATGATATTGATGATAAAGATGTTTTGGTTGAGTTTATACAGTCTATTGCCAAGCCAACCAATAGCAGCAGTAGTATTTGGGAAAGTGGCGATAGACTTATGGTTGATTTATGTAAACTAGTTGAATCCTACACATTTGAACCAGCAATCAACGGTAAGACATCCATCAAAAAAGTATTACCTGCAATTTTAAATAGCTCAATTTTCTTACAAAAAAAGTATGGTCAAAAAATTTATGGTTCAACTGCTGAGATTAAAAGCTTAAATTTTCATGATCCTATTGCATGGGTTATCAAAGATGGTAATCAAATTTTAGACCCTTATTCTTTGCTGCCAAAATTGTTTAAAAATATGGAGTTGACGGATGACCAGATAGAATGGATGTTTGATAGCGATGAATTAAAAGAGGGTGGCGCCGCATCTATTGCGTATATGTATATGCAGTTTAGTGAAATGTCAGCAGTAGAACGACAATACCTGACAGATGCTCTTTTAAGATACTGTGAGTTAGATACACTTGCAATGGTCATGATAGTCGAAGCATGGCTTAATTTTTAA
- a CDS encoding DUF6088 family protein has protein sequence MTVKYKDSIEYKALQRIKKIRSNIVLRQDLMDLGSYRQISRIFKKLMDENKLVKIGAGVYAKAYLSEMLNVPIIQGGFDQACKEALTKKGIKWELSTAAKEYNAGLTTQVPVRTSVRLKSRYRGTLSFGKRKLIMEKQINAR, from the coding sequence ATGACAGTAAAATATAAAGACAGCATAGAATACAAGGCTCTCCAGCGTATTAAGAAAATACGCAGTAATATTGTGCTGCGCCAAGATCTTATGGATCTCGGGTCCTATCGCCAGATTAGTCGTATTTTTAAAAAACTGATGGATGAGAATAAGCTGGTTAAAATTGGAGCTGGCGTTTATGCAAAAGCATATTTATCAGAAATGCTCAATGTACCTATTATTCAAGGTGGCTTTGATCAAGCTTGCAAAGAAGCCTTAACTAAAAAAGGTATAAAGTGGGAGCTTAGTACAGCAGCTAAAGAGTATAATGCAGGTCTCACCACTCAAGTTCCTGTTCGTACATCTGTCCGATTAAAAAGCCGCTATCGAGGAACGTTGTCTTTTGGCAAAAGAAAATTAATTATGGAGAAGCAAATTAATGCTCGATAG
- a CDS encoding site-specific DNA-methyltransferase, which yields MPKIVDPLSDDELRNIVDFLKKGETLPEDYRFRLFNSCHKSELIWPGKNNNICKAELPFQAIEHIDTPKLNQLNIASRSRNMWANKLIWGENKLVLSSLQSGYLRREIEAIGGVKLVYIDPPFDVGADFSMPIEIGDQESFIKKPSIIEEIAYRDTWGKGVDSYLTMIYERLTLIQNLLASDGSIYVHCDYRLSGVMRLVLDEIFGEGNFVNQITWKSAVGDTSAKNLKFIKSHDDLFYYRKNKDSYIWNDIFQDYSESSIKLYKYEDKQGRYRYVPIDNPGGGGYTYDLGFGEKQPKGGYRMPIETARKWIEEGILLVEKGKVPSKKKYINEDGVRCQDIWTDISGSFRKEYPTQKPEGLLERIMLASSNQGDLVADFFCGSGTTLAVAEKLSRTWIGCDLSRFAIHTSRKRLINLQVELDSKKKKYNAFEILNLGHYDRQYYMGIDPSLPKEKRDSQARLKESEYFNLIHRAYKSEQLHNMAPFHGFKSETNHAVYIGSLDSPVTMSEIEDIISTAPKYGFNKVDVLGFEFEMGLTPDMQDKAKEKNVNLVLRYIPRDVFDKRAIEKGQVVFYDVSYVEAKINKIEDTVSVQLMDFGVFYRQEDIDFIAHTLKAGSSKVIVDQGQVIKLTKIRGGGTEQEILTKNWTDWIDYWSVDFDYESLQDQFSGNNIFENQWQNFRTKSHRKITIESERFKYAGPGNYKVAVKIIDIFGHDTTKVFDIHIDTEGK from the coding sequence ATGCCAAAAATTGTAGATCCATTGTCCGATGATGAACTAAGGAATATTGTTGATTTCCTCAAAAAGGGAGAAACTCTTCCAGAGGATTACCGATTTCGCTTATTCAATTCTTGCCATAAATCCGAATTAATTTGGCCAGGTAAAAATAACAACATCTGCAAAGCAGAATTGCCATTTCAAGCAATTGAACATATAGACACTCCTAAATTAAATCAATTAAATATTGCTTCTCGCTCAAGAAATATGTGGGCTAATAAGCTTATATGGGGTGAGAATAAACTTGTGCTCTCTTCTCTGCAATCTGGCTATCTAAGGCGTGAAATTGAAGCTATTGGAGGAGTAAAGCTAGTATACATTGATCCGCCTTTTGATGTGGGTGCCGATTTCTCAATGCCTATAGAAATCGGGGATCAAGAATCATTTATTAAAAAACCAAGCATTATTGAAGAAATCGCTTATCGAGATACTTGGGGTAAAGGTGTAGATAGCTATCTTACAATGATATATGAGCGATTAACGCTTATTCAGAATCTGTTGGCTAGTGATGGAAGTATATATGTTCACTGCGACTATAGATTAAGTGGTGTTATGAGATTAGTTTTAGACGAAATTTTTGGAGAAGGAAATTTTGTTAATCAAATAACATGGAAAAGTGCTGTTGGTGATACCTCAGCTAAAAATCTTAAATTTATAAAATCCCATGATGATCTTTTCTATTATCGGAAAAATAAAGACTCGTATATCTGGAATGATATTTTTCAAGACTACAGTGAAAGTAGTATTAAACTTTATAAATACGAAGACAAGCAGGGTCGGTATAGATATGTACCTATAGATAACCCAGGTGGTGGCGGTTATACCTATGACTTAGGTTTTGGTGAAAAGCAACCTAAAGGTGGTTATAGAATGCCAATTGAAACTGCTCGGAAGTGGATTGAAGAAGGTATTTTGCTCGTTGAAAAAGGAAAAGTTCCATCCAAAAAAAAATACATCAATGAAGATGGTGTCAGATGCCAAGATATTTGGACAGATATTAGCGGATCATTTAGAAAAGAATACCCGACACAAAAACCAGAAGGCTTATTAGAACGTATTATGCTTGCCTCTTCTAATCAAGGAGACTTAGTTGCTGATTTTTTTTGTGGGTCTGGTACAACACTAGCGGTGGCTGAAAAACTTAGTAGAACATGGATTGGATGTGATTTATCAAGATTCGCTATTCACACCTCTCGCAAGCGATTAATAAATTTGCAAGTTGAATTAGATTCAAAAAAGAAAAAATATAATGCCTTCGAAATATTAAATCTTGGTCATTACGACCGCCAATACTATATGGGAATAGATCCTAGCCTACCCAAAGAGAAAAGAGACTCCCAAGCGCGCCTAAAAGAAAGTGAATACTTTAACTTGATTCACAGAGCATATAAATCAGAACAATTACATAATATGGCACCATTTCACGGATTCAAATCTGAAACCAATCATGCTGTATATATTGGTTCATTGGATTCACCTGTCACCATGAGTGAAATTGAAGACATAATTAGCACTGCTCCTAAATATGGCTTCAACAAAGTTGATGTTTTGGGATTTGAATTTGAAATGGGATTAACCCCAGATATGCAGGATAAAGCAAAAGAGAAAAATGTTAATTTAGTCCTAAGGTATATCCCACGTGATGTATTTGATAAAAGAGCCATAGAAAAAGGACAAGTTGTTTTTTATGATGTTTCATATGTAGAGGCAAAAATAAATAAAATTGAGGATACCGTTTCCGTTCAATTAATGGATTTCGGTGTATTTTATCGACAAGAAGATATCGATTTTATTGCTCATACTCTAAAAGCGGGTAGCTCAAAAGTCATTGTTGATCAAGGCCAAGTAATAAAATTAACAAAGATTCGAGGTGGAGGTACAGAACAAGAGATATTAACCAAAAACTGGACGGACTGGATTGATTACTGGTCTGTAGATTTTGATTATGAGAGCTTGCAAGATCAATTCTCAGGAAATAATATTTTTGAAAACCAATGGCAAAATTTTAGAACCAAAAGTCATCGTAAAATAACTATCGAAAGCGAAAGATTTAAATATGCGGGTCCAGGTAACTACAAAGTAGCTGTAAAAATAATAGATATTTTTGGTCATGACACAACAAAAGTATTTGATATACATATTGATACAGAAGGGAAATAA
- a CDS encoding helix-turn-helix domain-containing protein — translation MLKPQDIVVLVKLLAYHPDKNWSQHSIALELCLSPSQINSALKQLVTAGLITPYQPPIKPQPIIQACEEFFFHGLKYVFPAKLGELVRGTPTSYAAPVLKEHIVMGHDPIPVWPYGEGKERGLALKPLYHSVPEAIAKHPDPLFYDLLALIDAIRSGRARERQIAAQKISMLLRSKN, via the coding sequence ATGCTTAAACCTCAGGATATTGTAGTTTTAGTTAAACTATTGGCATATCATCCAGATAAAAATTGGTCACAACATAGTATCGCGCTTGAGTTATGTCTCAGTCCGTCTCAGATAAATAGTGCACTCAAACAATTAGTTACAGCAGGATTAATTACTCCTTATCAACCTCCTATTAAGCCACAGCCTATTATTCAAGCTTGTGAGGAGTTCTTTTTTCATGGCTTAAAATACGTTTTTCCCGCTAAATTAGGAGAGTTGGTTCGTGGTACTCCCACCAGCTATGCTGCACCAGTTTTAAAAGAGCACATTGTAATGGGTCATGATCCAATTCCTGTTTGGCCTTATGGCGAAGGGAAGGAGCGTGGTCTTGCACTGAAGCCTTTATATCACTCCGTTCCTGAAGCTATAGCTAAACACCCAGATCCATTGTTTTATGATTTGCTAGCATTAATTGATGCTATTCGTTCTGGTCGAGCAAGAGAAAGGCAAATTGCTGCACAGAAAATATCCATGCTACTGAGATCAAAAAACTGA
- a CDS encoding DUF3987 domain-containing protein — translation MDKGTLEAIAKKLAGHHAKNELKAGYVFQALHVYDDDKGNVVYIRIRLKHPDGKKWIRPFHLCSKRKAWVLGEPKFNQNKLLYHLNNIVKNPHKDIWVVEGEQKVDRLECLGYLATTSGSSSSASTANWEILRDRNIIIWRDYDASGLSYAREVCSLLRPLNCRIKFIDVAQLHLPEKGDIIDWLEMNPGANQETLHGLPFLDDLPDDAAQQFEWLEPLPLTTAVLQNPYPLDALPSIIRDAVIEVQNYTKAPIALVAASALSAISLACQTYIDIKRDEKLCGPTGLFMVTIADSGERKSTCDNFFTKSIYEYEQKQADAAKPLFKDYNAKMAAWQAKGEGIKTEIRKLAGKGKDTKQLESSLIDLEHVKPEPPKVPRLIYSDVTPEALKSNLAMVWPSAGIISSEGGIVFGAHGMNKDTAMRNLSTYNQGWDGKGVPTDRRTSESFRAQEVRLTMAVQVQEVTIKEFTSRLGSLARGIGYFARVLFSWPESTQGQRFFTEAPEKWPHLAIFNQRITGILNSKPPIEQGVLTPNLMSLAPLAKLAWIKFHDAIEGELSQGGELCDVRDVASKLADNAARLAALFNFFEFGIDEDVSAESFDGASLIALWHLNEARRFFGELALSPVLINADRLESWLIGYCKKNNLRTVPTSIVLQTGPSCVRKASDMRLALHELQVLNRVRLNIDTTPNCIELNPALFKDEG, via the coding sequence ATGGATAAAGGAACGTTAGAGGCAATAGCAAAAAAACTTGCTGGTCACCATGCCAAAAATGAGCTTAAGGCAGGCTATGTATTTCAAGCATTGCATGTATACGATGATGATAAAGGGAATGTGGTTTATATAAGAATTCGTTTAAAACATCCTGACGGCAAAAAATGGATTAGGCCTTTTCATCTGTGTTCAAAACGGAAAGCATGGGTTTTGGGTGAGCCTAAGTTCAATCAAAATAAACTTCTTTATCATCTAAATAACATTGTGAAAAATCCTCACAAAGATATATGGGTTGTAGAAGGTGAGCAAAAAGTAGATCGCTTAGAATGCCTTGGATACTTAGCGACAACATCAGGTAGCAGTTCAAGTGCTTCTACTGCCAATTGGGAAATTCTACGAGATAGAAATATAATTATTTGGAGGGATTATGATGCATCGGGTCTTTCTTATGCACGGGAAGTCTGTAGCCTCCTAAGACCATTGAATTGCCGCATTAAGTTTATCGATGTGGCTCAACTCCATCTTCCAGAAAAAGGAGACATTATTGATTGGCTTGAAATGAACCCTGGGGCAAATCAAGAGACCTTACATGGATTACCTTTTCTTGATGATCTGCCTGATGATGCAGCACAGCAATTTGAGTGGCTAGAGCCATTACCACTAACAACAGCAGTTTTACAAAATCCCTACCCTTTAGATGCATTGCCATCAATCATTCGCGATGCAGTTATCGAAGTTCAAAACTACACAAAGGCGCCAATTGCTTTGGTTGCTGCGTCAGCACTTAGCGCCATTTCACTGGCTTGCCAAACATATATTGATATTAAGCGTGATGAAAAACTATGTGGGCCAACAGGGTTATTTATGGTCACTATTGCTGATTCTGGTGAAAGAAAATCTACATGTGACAATTTTTTTACCAAATCTATTTACGAATACGAACAAAAACAAGCAGACGCAGCAAAGCCATTATTCAAAGACTACAACGCCAAAATGGCTGCTTGGCAAGCAAAAGGTGAGGGAATTAAAACCGAAATACGAAAACTGGCCGGCAAGGGAAAGGATACCAAACAACTTGAATCAAGTTTAATTGATCTTGAGCATGTAAAACCTGAGCCACCAAAGGTACCAAGGCTTATTTATTCTGATGTGACACCAGAAGCGTTGAAAAGCAATTTAGCTATGGTTTGGCCATCTGCTGGAATTATCTCTAGTGAAGGAGGCATTGTTTTTGGTGCCCATGGCATGAATAAAGATACGGCAATGCGTAATTTATCAACATATAACCAAGGATGGGATGGCAAAGGCGTTCCGACAGACAGGCGCACTTCTGAATCATTTAGGGCCCAAGAAGTTAGACTTACTATGGCAGTGCAAGTCCAAGAAGTTACCATTAAGGAGTTTACTTCACGATTAGGCTCTTTAGCCCGTGGAATTGGCTATTTTGCTCGGGTTCTATTTTCATGGCCTGAATCAACTCAAGGCCAGCGTTTTTTTACAGAAGCCCCAGAAAAATGGCCGCATTTGGCTATATTTAACCAGCGCATTACAGGAATCCTAAATAGTAAGCCACCTATAGAACAAGGTGTATTAACTCCTAATCTCATGTCATTAGCACCTTTAGCAAAATTAGCATGGATAAAGTTTCATGATGCGATCGAAGGTGAGTTATCTCAGGGAGGTGAGCTTTGTGATGTCAGGGATGTTGCATCAAAATTAGCTGATAATGCAGCCCGATTAGCGGCTTTATTCAATTTTTTTGAATTTGGTATTGACGAAGACGTTAGTGCTGAGTCGTTCGATGGTGCAAGTTTGATTGCCTTATGGCATTTAAATGAAGCTAGAAGATTTTTTGGGGAGCTTGCATTATCCCCAGTCCTTATTAATGCTGACCGGCTAGAAAGTTGGTTAATTGGTTATTGTAAAAAAAATAATTTACGCACCGTGCCAACTTCTATAGTGCTTCAAACTGGTCCGTCTTGCGTTAGAAAGGCTTCAGACATGAGATTAGCCTTACATGAATTGCAGGTTCTCAACAGAGTGCGCTTAAACATCGATACAACACCAAACTGCATTGAGTTAAATCCCGCTTTGTTTAAAGACGAGGGTTAA
- a CDS encoding CHC2 zinc finger domain-containing protein, with the protein MKIERNPQFVGATRAYKTNLSSDFNLKVTERKFDRSLLPTPAAYYSKQFQNLKIKSEWIMVRCCFHDDSTPSLSINMVSGHFRCFGCGAKGFDVLAFHRLRYKLSFKDAVNQLGAWSHG; encoded by the coding sequence ATGAAGATAGAACGAAACCCTCAATTCGTTGGCGCGACGAGGGCTTACAAAACAAACCTAAGTAGTGATTTTAATTTAAAAGTGACTGAACGTAAATTCGATCGTTCATTACTCCCAACTCCTGCGGCTTATTACAGTAAACAATTTCAAAACTTAAAGATTAAATCTGAGTGGATCATGGTTAGATGCTGCTTTCATGATGATTCCACTCCAAGCCTAAGCATTAATATGGTTAGCGGACATTTCCGTTGCTTTGGGTGTGGTGCTAAAGGATTTGATGTACTCGCTTTTCATAGGCTACGTTACAAACTCAGCTTCAAAGATGCTGTTAATCAATTAGGAGCATGGAGCCATGGATAA
- a CDS encoding DEAD/DEAH box helicase, producing the protein MAIHPDFPTNPYTILDPNIRWFPGDQDINHVGHDKLIPPLVHKIRTCVNQWRNNNYEGASWVTRALLTYWFDLNHYNENSDNPTSFKWYFAQREAVESAIWLYEIIKARDPSQFLSFDSSGLLQKEHFKEDWPRYVMKLATGSGKTKVLSLLITWCYFHKKYEANSDLSMNFLVVAPNIIVLDRLKVDFDGLQIFYQDPLLPYNGYLGKNWQDDFNPVVHIQDEVGNISEDGNIYLTNVHRLFLPKQADPSIEDMDATDYFLGIKPPNKTTSAIDLGELIRKVPDLVILNDEAHHIHDESLTWFTTIKDIHSGLVERGHKLSAQFDVTATPRHANGAIFANTISDYPLCEAIYQGVVKHPVIPDDASMAKLQEKTSDEFVERYEDHINLGYVEWKKVYDQQLIMGKKAVLFIMTDETKSCDQIKEYLESTYPEFRRAVLVIHTKRNGDINEGSKSDLDDLRKASREIDRLDNPYKVIVSVLMLREGWDVKNVTTIVGLRSYSASSKILPEQTLGRGLRRMYREKAIGEEPKLSVIGTEKFIDFVKKIKSEGVELDYKPMGVNTPPKAPIVITVDENKIMNRDLEIVLPKLTRRMQRNLKNLNELNPENIISNKIKLKKFSANEQRQIIFRDINTEEISHTTNMPTLIIPDYHRALHFFSHTIMSDLRMVGGSDILFEKLKIFIEYNLFEARVDLNDLNVITNLSENSVRKLIIENFKKAINMLTVSDSGTSEIRDTICVSKTRPFQVATNEFVIVPKKSSFTKMACDNNFELNFAKFLDSCEDIMAFEKINDAMGFFLDYRNQEGGIANYYPDFIVKKSPTEYWIIELKGREGVEDMIKKERLDQWCQDATRQDKSKIKYSAMYIQEDNWGRYRPRDFKSLINMYADQN; encoded by the coding sequence ATGGCAATACATCCTGATTTCCCAACTAATCCGTATACAATTCTAGATCCCAATATTCGATGGTTTCCAGGTGATCAGGATATTAATCATGTCGGTCATGATAAATTAATTCCTCCGTTAGTACATAAAATTAGAACTTGTGTAAATCAATGGCGAAATAATAATTATGAGGGCGCCAGCTGGGTAACACGAGCTTTACTGACCTACTGGTTCGATTTAAACCATTACAATGAAAATTCAGATAACCCGACAAGCTTTAAGTGGTATTTCGCTCAACGAGAAGCAGTAGAATCGGCAATATGGCTTTATGAAATAATTAAAGCGCGTGATCCTAGTCAATTTCTTTCCTTTGATAGTTCAGGTTTACTTCAAAAAGAGCATTTTAAAGAAGACTGGCCAAGATATGTAATGAAACTTGCTACAGGCAGCGGAAAGACAAAAGTACTGAGCTTACTGATCACTTGGTGTTATTTTCATAAAAAATATGAAGCAAACTCAGATTTATCTATGAATTTTTTAGTTGTGGCACCTAACATCATTGTCTTAGATAGGCTTAAAGTTGATTTCGATGGATTGCAAATTTTTTATCAAGATCCTCTTTTACCCTATAACGGATATCTAGGTAAAAACTGGCAAGATGATTTCAACCCTGTCGTACACATCCAAGATGAAGTTGGCAACATCTCTGAAGATGGGAACATTTACCTTACCAATGTTCACAGACTGTTTCTTCCTAAACAAGCAGATCCAAGTATAGAAGATATGGATGCTACTGATTATTTTCTTGGAATAAAGCCACCAAATAAAACAACATCAGCGATTGATTTAGGCGAGCTAATTCGCAAAGTGCCTGACTTGGTTATTTTAAATGACGAGGCACACCATATTCATGATGAATCATTAACCTGGTTCACAACAATCAAAGATATTCATTCTGGTTTAGTAGAGCGAGGACATAAACTCTCTGCGCAATTTGATGTAACAGCAACACCACGTCATGCAAATGGAGCAATATTTGCTAATACAATCAGCGACTATCCTTTATGTGAAGCGATTTATCAAGGCGTAGTAAAACATCCAGTTATCCCCGATGATGCTTCCATGGCTAAACTGCAAGAAAAAACCAGCGATGAATTTGTGGAACGATATGAAGATCATATTAATCTTGGCTATGTGGAATGGAAAAAAGTATATGACCAGCAATTAATAATGGGGAAAAAAGCTGTTTTATTTATCATGACCGATGAAACAAAAAGTTGTGATCAAATTAAAGAATATCTTGAGAGCACCTACCCTGAATTTAGGAGAGCGGTACTTGTCATTCATACAAAACGCAACGGCGATATTAATGAAGGCTCAAAAAGCGATTTGGATGATCTTAGAAAAGCCAGTCGAGAAATTGATAGGCTAGATAACCCTTATAAAGTTATTGTATCAGTTCTTATGTTGAGAGAAGGTTGGGATGTTAAAAATGTCACCACAATCGTTGGTCTTCGCTCGTATAGCGCAAGTAGTAAGATACTCCCTGAGCAGACTCTTGGTCGAGGTCTTAGAAGAATGTATCGGGAAAAAGCTATTGGTGAAGAACCTAAATTAAGTGTTATTGGCACAGAAAAATTTATCGACTTTGTAAAAAAAATAAAATCTGAAGGTGTTGAGCTTGATTACAAACCTATGGGTGTAAATACTCCCCCCAAAGCCCCTATTGTCATTACAGTTGACGAAAATAAAATAATGAATAGGGATCTCGAAATAGTATTACCCAAGTTAACCAGACGGATGCAACGTAACCTCAAAAATTTAAATGAATTAAACCCAGAAAACATTATCTCGAATAAAATTAAACTTAAAAAATTCTCTGCGAATGAACAGCGTCAAATTATTTTCAGAGATATTAATACGGAAGAGATTAGCCATACTACTAATATGCCAACTCTTATTATTCCTGATTACCATAGGGCTTTGCATTTTTTTAGTCACACAATTATGAGTGATTTACGTATGGTTGGTGGTTCAGATATTTTATTTGAAAAATTGAAAATTTTTATTGAATACAATTTGTTTGAAGCTCGGGTCGATCTTAATGATTTAAATGTGATAACCAATCTTTCTGAAAACAGTGTCCGTAAATTAATTATTGAGAATTTTAAAAAGGCAATTAATATGCTCACTGTTAGCGATAGTGGAACCTCAGAAATTAGAGATACGATTTGTGTCAGCAAAACTAGGCCTTTTCAGGTTGCAACCAATGAATTTGTAATTGTCCCCAAAAAATCATCATTTACAAAAATGGCTTGCGATAATAATTTTGAACTTAATTTCGCCAAATTCCTAGACAGCTGCGAAGATATTATGGCGTTTGAAAAAATTAATGATGCAATGGGTTTTTTCCTCGACTACAGGAATCAAGAGGGAGGTATAGCAAACTATTACCCAGATTTCATTGTAAAAAAGAGTCCAACTGAGTATTGGATTATAGAATTAAAAGGTCGGGAAGGTGTAGAGGATATGATTAAAAAAGAGCGTTTAGATCAGTGGTGTCAAGACGCTACACGACAAGATAAAAGCAAAATTAAGTATAGTGCCATGTATATTCAAGAAGATAATTGGGGACGATACCGCCCGAGAGATTTCAAAAGTTTAATTAATATGTATGCCGATCAAAATTAA